The proteins below are encoded in one region of Pseudomonas putida S13.1.2:
- a CDS encoding circularly permuted type 2 ATP-grasp protein → MSRAFFNEMYEANGSCRPHYQEFARWLANTPLELLEQRRREADLLFHRAGITFTLYGDSQDTERLIPFDIIPRSIRASEWRTVERGCIQRVQALNLFLQDIYHDQRILKAGIIPPEQVLANEGYQIAMQGLDLHRGLYAHIAGVDLVRDGDGSYFVLEDNLRTPSGVSYMLEDRKMMMRLFPELFAAQRIAPIDHYPNLLLDTLKSASPLDNPTAVLLTPGRFNSAYFEHAFLAREMGIELVEGADLFVRDEHVYMRTTAGPQQVDVIYRRLDDDYLDPLSFNPDSTLGIPGLISVYRAGNVVLANAVGTGVADDKSIYPYVDDMIRFYLSEEPILNNVPTWQCRKPADLSHVLAHLPELVVKETQGSGGYGMLVGPASTSAQIEDFRARIKARPHAYIAQPTLCLSTCPTFVDSGIAPRHIDLRPFVLSGSETRLVPGGLTRVALQEGSLVVNSSQGGGTKDTWVVED, encoded by the coding sequence ATGTCCCGGGCTTTTTTCAATGAAATGTACGAAGCGAACGGCAGTTGCCGCCCGCATTACCAGGAGTTCGCCCGCTGGCTGGCAAACACCCCGCTGGAGCTGCTGGAGCAGCGCCGGCGCGAGGCCGACCTGCTGTTTCACCGCGCCGGCATCACCTTCACCTTGTACGGCGACTCACAGGACACCGAGCGCCTGATCCCCTTCGATATCATCCCGCGCAGCATCCGCGCCAGCGAGTGGCGCACGGTCGAGCGTGGCTGTATCCAGCGTGTGCAGGCCCTTAACCTGTTCCTGCAGGACATCTACCACGATCAGCGCATCCTCAAGGCCGGCATCATTCCGCCAGAGCAAGTACTGGCCAACGAGGGCTACCAGATCGCCATGCAGGGCCTGGACCTGCACCGTGGGCTGTACGCCCATATCGCCGGTGTCGACCTGGTGCGTGACGGCGATGGCAGCTACTTCGTACTGGAAGACAACCTGCGTACCCCCAGCGGCGTCAGCTACATGCTCGAAGACCGCAAGATGATGATGCGCCTGTTCCCCGAACTGTTTGCCGCCCAGCGTATCGCGCCCATCGACCATTACCCCAACCTGCTGCTGGACACGCTCAAGAGCGCCAGCCCGCTGGACAACCCCACCGCCGTGCTGCTCACCCCCGGCCGTTTCAACAGCGCCTACTTCGAGCATGCCTTCCTGGCCCGGGAGATGGGCATCGAGCTGGTCGAAGGCGCAGACCTGTTCGTGCGTGACGAGCATGTCTACATGCGCACCACTGCCGGGCCTCAGCAGGTGGATGTGATCTACCGGCGCCTGGACGACGACTACCTCGACCCGCTGTCCTTCAACCCTGACTCGACGCTGGGCATACCGGGGCTTATCTCGGTGTACCGCGCCGGCAATGTGGTGCTGGCCAACGCAGTCGGCACTGGCGTGGCAGACGACAAGTCGATCTACCCGTATGTGGACGACATGATCCGTTTCTACCTGAGCGAAGAGCCGATCCTCAACAACGTGCCGACCTGGCAGTGCCGCAAGCCCGCGGACCTGTCCCATGTCCTGGCCCACCTGCCCGAGCTGGTGGTCAAGGAAACCCAGGGCTCTGGCGGCTATGGCATGTTGGTCGGGCCGGCATCGACCAGCGCCCAGATCGAGGACTTCCGCGCGCGTATCAAAGCCCGCCCGCACGCCTATATCGCGCAACCCACCTTGTGCCTGTCGACCTGCCCGACCTTCGTCGACAGCGGCATCGCGCCGCGCCACATCGACCTGCGCCCGTTCGTGCTATCGGGCAGTGAAACGCGCCTGGTGCCTGGCGGCCTGACCCGCGTGGCCTTGCAGGAAGGCTCGCTGGTGGTCAACTCGTCGCAGGGCGGCGGTACCAAAGATACCTGGGTGGTGGAGGACTGA
- a CDS encoding proteasome-type protease — translation MTYCVAMHLEDGLVFISDSRTNAGIDQISTFAKLFVFSVPGERLIVLQTAGNLATSQSVVNLLRQRTQGSGPHLLNVATLYDATVLVADTLREVVSRDRSKLTADIDLSSSFIVGGQIAGGPMAIYNVYAQGNFFQATPDTPFLQLGESKYGRPILDRNLDYRTPLEEALRCGLISFDSTIRSNLSVGMPLDLLVYRNNSLESMTRQRITNDDAYYQQIRRQWSDGLKTLLAELPAPPYG, via the coding sequence ATGACTTACTGTGTCGCCATGCACCTGGAGGACGGGCTTGTCTTCATCAGCGACTCGCGCACCAACGCCGGCATCGACCAGATCTCCACCTTTGCCAAGTTGTTCGTCTTCAGCGTGCCGGGCGAGCGGCTGATCGTGCTGCAGACCGCCGGCAACCTGGCGACCTCGCAATCGGTGGTGAACCTGCTGCGCCAGCGTACCCAAGGCAGCGGCCCTCATCTGCTGAACGTTGCCACGCTCTACGATGCAACGGTGCTGGTTGCCGACACCCTGCGCGAAGTGGTCAGCCGAGACCGCAGCAAGCTTACGGCCGACATCGACCTGAGCAGTTCATTCATTGTCGGCGGCCAGATAGCCGGCGGGCCCATGGCCATCTACAACGTCTACGCGCAAGGCAATTTCTTTCAGGCCACCCCGGATACCCCGTTCCTGCAACTGGGCGAAAGCAAGTACGGCCGGCCAATCCTCGACCGCAACCTGGATTACCGCACGCCGCTCGAAGAAGCGCTGCGCTGCGGCCTGATTTCGTTCGACTCCACCATCCGCAGCAACCTGTCGGTGGGCATGCCGCTGGACTTGCTGGTGTACCGCAACAACAGCCTGGAAAGCATGACCCGCCAGCGCATCACGAACGACGATGCCTACTACCAGCAGATTCGCAGGCAGTGGAGTGACGGCTTGAAGACCCTGCTGGCCGAACTGCCAGCGCCGCCTTATGGCTGA
- a CDS encoding alpha-E domain-containing protein: MLSRTASDLYWMSRYLERAENLARMLEVSYSLSLMPQAGRSDGHAELAMSLLASGTLDDYIRRHTELDPERMLHFFALDATNPSSIYCCLQAARTNAHAVRGRITADMWENINATWIEMRNIASNGLGRYGISQFCDWVKERSHLFRGATSGTIMRNDAYSFIRLGTFLERADNTLRLLDARYEMFGEASEEVSDSSARGYYQWSALLRALTSYEAFNELYRAAPSARPVSELLLLRVDVPRSLHACIEELDLILAGLPGSSGRAAQRMAAELNARLRYTAIDEILDAGLHPWLSDFIGRINQLGQAVHHSYLEVV, from the coding sequence ATGCTTTCGCGAACCGCTTCCGACCTGTACTGGATGTCCCGCTACCTGGAACGCGCAGAAAACCTCGCGCGCATGCTCGAGGTCAGCTATTCGCTGTCGCTGATGCCCCAGGCCGGGCGCAGCGACGGGCATGCCGAGCTTGCAATGTCGCTGCTGGCCTCTGGCACGCTGGACGACTACATCCGCCGGCACACCGAACTCGACCCCGAGCGCATGCTGCACTTCTTCGCCCTCGACGCGACCAACCCCAGCAGCATCTATTGCTGCCTGCAGGCCGCCAGGACCAATGCCCATGCTGTGCGCGGCCGCATCACCGCCGACATGTGGGAGAACATCAACGCCACCTGGATCGAAATGCGCAACATCGCCAGCAATGGCCTTGGCCGCTATGGCATCAGCCAGTTCTGCGACTGGGTCAAGGAGCGCTCGCACCTGTTCCGCGGCGCCACCTCCGGCACCATCATGCGCAACGATGCCTACAGTTTCATCCGCCTGGGCACCTTCCTGGAGCGGGCGGACAACACCCTGCGCCTGCTCGATGCGCGCTACGAAATGTTCGGCGAGGCTTCCGAAGAGGTCAGCGACAGCTCCGCCCGAGGCTATTACCAGTGGAGCGCCTTGCTGCGCGCGCTGACCTCGTATGAAGCCTTCAACGAGTTGTATCGCGCCGCGCCCAGTGCCCGGCCAGTGTCCGAGCTGCTGCTGTTACGGGTGGACGTGCCGCGCTCGCTGCATGCCTGCATCGAGGAGCTGGACCTGATTCTGGCCGGCCTGCCGGGCAGCAGCGGCCGCGCCGCCCAGCGCATGGCCGCCGAACTGAACGCGCGCCTGCGCTACACCGCAATCGACGAAATACTCGACGCCGGGCTGCACCCTTGGCTGAGCGACTTCATCGGCCGCATCAACCAGCTGGGCCAGGCCGTCCATCACTCCTACCTGGAGGTCGTATGA
- a CDS encoding transglutaminase family protein: MKLSIRHDTTYSYASDVSNSIQLLRLTPRSSERQRIDEWQLDLPCKVKGQIDPYGNILHVLTLDKPHGHLALTARGQVEIDPDCEHELESQSPLPFLRGSHLTQADDALIAFAARQCGSHRDRAALIALMQGLAEHMPYSPGATSVGTTAIEAFSGGAGVCQDHTHAFLACARSLGVPARYVSGYLCTEDEQHLASHAWAEAWVDDAWYSFDITNRLTRPERHLKLAVGLDYLDACPVRGVRRGGGAEAMQASVHVHRQ, encoded by the coding sequence ATGAAACTGTCCATTCGCCACGACACCACTTACAGCTACGCCAGCGACGTGAGCAACAGCATTCAGTTGCTGCGCCTGACACCACGCAGCAGCGAACGCCAGCGCATCGATGAATGGCAACTGGACCTGCCTTGCAAGGTAAAGGGCCAGATCGATCCTTATGGCAACATCCTGCATGTACTGACCCTGGACAAACCCCATGGCCACCTGGCGCTGACCGCCCGCGGGCAGGTCGAGATCGACCCGGACTGCGAACACGAACTCGAGAGCCAGTCCCCCCTGCCGTTCCTGCGCGGCAGCCACCTGACCCAGGCCGATGACGCACTGATCGCATTTGCCGCCCGGCAATGCGGCAGCCACCGCGACCGGGCAGCGCTGATCGCGCTGATGCAAGGCCTGGCCGAACACATGCCCTACAGCCCAGGGGCCACTTCGGTGGGCACCACGGCCATCGAAGCGTTCAGTGGTGGTGCAGGCGTGTGCCAGGACCACACCCACGCCTTCCTGGCCTGCGCACGCAGCCTTGGGGTGCCGGCACGCTATGTGTCTGGTTACCTGTGCACCGAGGACGAACAGCACCTGGCCAGCCATGCATGGGCCGAGGCCTGGGTCGACGACGCCTGGTACAGCTTCGACATCACCAACCGCCTGACACGCCCGGAACGTCATCTGAAGCTGGCAGTCGGCCTGGACTACCTGGACGCCTGCCCGGTCAGGGGCGTACGCCGCGGCGGTGGCGCCGAAGCGATGCAGGCCAGCGTCCACGTGCATCGCCAGTGA